The following coding sequences are from one Mycoplasma tullyi window:
- the pdhA gene encoding pyruvate dehydrogenase (acetyl-transferring) E1 component subunit alpha, whose translation MAIIVKNKIPELLHRVMDNEGRIIDPSYVQKLSDERVIEAYYYMNLSRTLDKKMLTWQRSGKMLTLAPNLGEEALQLGTSLAMTKKDWLVPAFRSGALMLHRGVKPYQQMLYWNGNEKGNVFDEGVRVIPINITIGAQYSQAAGIGYALKQNKERAAAVTFIGDGGTAEGEFYEAMNMAAIHKWQTVFCVNNNQFAISTRTHLESAVSDISTKAIAVNMPRVRVDGNDLLACYDAMLEAIEYSRSGMGPIFVEFVTYRQGPHTTSDDPSVYRTKQEEEEAKKSDPIERVKKFLMAKGLWDEAKEQTMFEQIEAKIAEDYEVMLQHIKTTVDDVFDHTYATMTDNLVEQKAVAKKYFGDK comes from the coding sequence ATGGCAATTATTGTTAAAAACAAAATTCCTGAACTTTTACATAGAGTAATGGATAACGAAGGTCGAATCATCGATCCTAGCTATGTACAAAAGTTATCAGACGAAAGAGTAATTGAAGCTTATTACTACATGAACTTATCAAGAACACTTGATAAGAAGATGTTAACTTGACAACGTTCAGGTAAGATGCTTACATTAGCACCTAACTTAGGTGAAGAAGCATTACAATTAGGTACTTCATTAGCAATGACTAAGAAAGACTGATTAGTACCAGCTTTCAGATCAGGTGCTTTAATGCTTCACAGAGGGGTTAAACCTTACCAACAAATGCTTTACTGAAACGGTAATGAAAAGGGTAACGTTTTTGATGAAGGTGTAAGAGTTATTCCAATTAACATTACTATTGGTGCGCAATATTCTCAAGCTGCTGGAATTGGTTATGCATTAAAACAAAATAAAGAAAGAGCAGCTGCTGTTACTTTCATCGGTGATGGTGGTACTGCTGAAGGTGAATTCTATGAAGCTATGAACATGGCTGCAATTCACAAATGACAAACTGTGTTCTGTGTAAACAACAACCAATTTGCGATCTCTACAAGAACCCACCTTGAAAGTGCAGTTAGTGATATCTCAACTAAAGCAATTGCTGTTAATATGCCAAGAGTAAGAGTAGATGGAAACGATCTATTAGCATGTTATGATGCAATGCTAGAAGCTATTGAATACTCTAGAAGTGGTATGGGTCCAATCTTTGTTGAATTCGTAACTTACCGCCAAGGTCCTCACACAACTTCAGATGACCCTTCAGTTTATCGAACTAAACAAGAAGAAGAAGAAGCTAAAAAATCTGACCCAATTGAAAGAGTTAAGAAATTCTTAATGGCTAAGGGTCTTTGAGACGAAGCTAAAGAACAAACAATGTTCGAACAAATCGAAGCTAAGATTGCTGAAGATTACGAAGTAATGCTTCAACACATCAAAACAACTGTTGATGATGTATTTGATCACACTTATGCAACTATGACTGACAACTTAGTTGAACAAAAAGCAGTTGCTAAAAAATACTTTGGAGACAAATAA
- a CDS encoding CNNM domain-containing protein gives MTSEESSSVTGGRSIVTDNSSIAIYVIYGVLIFAFLFISVIFSALETAFTSLTSFKWNGYIKEHNIQKKLRTKIINKLIKNFTLTLSTILICNNIANIIISTLSTLLFNRIVDNQAVGSSLAVFVTTFVTLFFGEITPKSIAKFRPIKTVLLFSFLMIFFYYLVLPITYLISKIFKKYSKTQTSEKEVTFFIDEAKNEGVLENDEALLIKNAINFDETLIGQVYTKWKEVIYVHEHSSIGLIKKRFLADNVSRIPIINDENKTIGVLHLKDYLSIVENKDEDNWTEYLSEPIYVLTDYKLDKVLYLMKRERVQIAIVVNNFNDYESIGIITMEDLLEQLVGQIYDEQDEVGQVQEINAYTWMVDSSINAQYFLHKYINKNITVKKNLKLLDYINNNTEQNARFEDGIYHDDFMTVKYLEYDEETKVKLVEIVKNEINPTEIDANN, from the coding sequence ATGACATCTGAAGAGAGTTCATCCGTCACGGGCGGTAGGTCCATAGTCACGGATAATAGTTCTATAGCCATATATGTAATATATGGAGTGCTAATTTTCGCTTTTTTATTCATTTCTGTGATCTTTTCTGCTTTAGAAACAGCATTCACGAGTTTAACTAGCTTTAAATGAAATGGATATATAAAAGAACACAATATACAAAAGAAGTTAAGAACGAAGATCATCAATAAGTTGATTAAAAACTTTACGTTGACACTATCAACAATTCTGATCTGTAATAATATAGCGAATATTATTATCTCAACACTTTCAACACTTCTATTTAATAGGATTGTTGATAATCAGGCTGTTGGTTCTTCGCTGGCTGTATTCGTAACAACTTTTGTAACTTTATTTTTTGGTGAGATAACACCTAAATCAATAGCTAAATTTAGACCGATTAAAACAGTTCTATTATTTAGCTTTTTAATGATCTTCTTTTATTATTTGGTATTGCCGATTACCTATTTAATATCTAAGATCTTTAAAAAATATTCAAAAACACAAACTAGCGAAAAAGAAGTAACATTCTTTATTGACGAAGCTAAGAATGAGGGTGTTCTTGAAAATGATGAAGCATTATTAATTAAAAATGCCATTAATTTTGACGAAACTTTAATTGGACAGGTATATACCAAATGAAAAGAAGTTATTTATGTTCATGAGCATAGTTCAATTGGTTTGATCAAAAAAAGGTTTTTAGCAGATAACGTTTCAAGAATACCCATCATCAATGATGAAAACAAAACCATAGGCGTTTTACACTTAAAAGATTATCTAAGTATAGTTGAAAACAAGGATGAAGATAATTGAACTGAATACTTAAGTGAACCAATTTACGTATTAACTGATTACAAATTAGATAAAGTGCTGTATCTAATGAAGCGTGAAAGGGTTCAGATCGCAATAGTTGTTAATAATTTTAATGATTATGAATCAATTGGAATTATTACCATGGAAGATTTACTTGAACAACTAGTTGGTCAAATCTATGACGAACAAGATGAAGTAGGTCAAGTTCAAGAAATTAATGCTTACACTTGAATGGTCGACTCTTCAATAAACGCACAGTACTTCTTACACAAATACATAAATAAAAATATTACTGTTAAGAAAAATCTAAAATTATTAGACTATATCAATAACAACACTGAACAGAATGCAAGATTTGAAGATGGTATTTATCATGACGATTTCATGACTGTTAAATATCTAGAATATGATGAAGAAACAAAAGTTAAACTTGTTGAGATTGTTAAGAACGAAATTAACCCAACCGAAATAGACGCAAATAATTAA
- a CDS encoding ATP-dependent Clp protease ATP-binding subunit has translation MFASFTPTEEKNVLSKYSRNLNDEIARNTIDPTIGREEEIRRLIEILSRKNKNNPVLIGEPGVGKTAIVEGFARKIVNGDVPDNLKDVEVVELSLSSLIAGTQFQGSFEERLNKILKEAKNSNGKVILFIDEIHQLVGMGKNSSNSAMDAANILKPMMARGEIKVIGATTIDEYRKYIEKDGALERRMQKILVDEPTKQEALTIMRGLRERWEAFHKVRIFDDALVAAVEMSARYISDRYLPDKAIDLIDEAAAKIKTLIHSLPPELDNIKQKIIHLNTELAALEREKKENHSNVRLGRIDQLKKEIQELTDKQNELTVKWTQQKTIYERINKLKEEVTNLTAEIERLQAKGEYTQASKLLYLEIPKRQEEIEKKTKELSEFTDNLIKTSISRVEIAEVISQATKIPLSKLVASEQQKLLKLKNDLAKYVKGQDHAITNVSDAVLRGRAQINDPNRPIGSFLFLGPTGVGKTEVAKKLAYCLFDNEKAMVRIDMSEFMERHSVDKLIGSPPGYVGYDQPGVLSDAIRTKPYAVILFDEIEKAHPDVLNILLQILDDGQLTDNHNRLVNFKNTIIIMTSNVGAEHILANNPPKALDDLKKRLRPELLNRIDEIITFKALNDKDLFAIAQRLLGDLSNRIKEQQINIVFDKSVIENVVKNGSNIAFGARPLKRYIQKEVENFLAKKIIEDKLEKNKSYVCLIDAATNKLTIQSLKRTVS, from the coding sequence ATGTTTGCTAGTTTTACTCCAACAGAAGAAAAAAATGTTTTAAGTAAATATTCACGTAATCTAAACGATGAAATTGCTAGAAACACTATTGATCCTACGATCGGTAGAGAAGAAGAAATAAGAAGATTGATTGAAATCTTAAGTAGAAAAAATAAGAACAACCCTGTCTTAATTGGTGAACCCGGAGTGGGTAAAACAGCAATCGTAGAAGGTTTTGCAAGAAAAATCGTTAATGGTGATGTTCCTGATAATTTAAAAGATGTTGAAGTAGTTGAATTATCTTTATCTTCATTAATTGCAGGGACGCAATTCCAAGGTTCATTTGAAGAAAGATTAAATAAGATCTTAAAAGAAGCTAAGAATTCTAATGGTAAAGTGATCTTGTTTATTGATGAAATTCATCAACTTGTAGGTATGGGTAAGAATTCATCAAATTCAGCAATGGATGCTGCTAACATTTTAAAACCAATGATGGCTCGTGGTGAAATTAAAGTGATCGGTGCAACAACAATTGATGAATATCGTAAGTACATCGAAAAAGATGGTGCACTAGAACGTAGAATGCAAAAAATTCTTGTAGATGAACCTACTAAGCAAGAAGCATTAACAATTATGCGTGGGCTTAGAGAAAGATGAGAGGCATTCCACAAGGTAAGAATTTTTGATGATGCATTAGTTGCAGCTGTTGAAATGTCTGCACGTTATATTTCAGATCGATACTTACCAGATAAAGCAATCGATTTAATTGATGAAGCTGCAGCTAAAATCAAAACATTAATTCATTCACTACCACCAGAATTAGATAACATTAAGCAAAAGATTATTCATCTAAATACTGAGTTAGCTGCTCTAGAACGTGAAAAGAAAGAAAATCACTCTAACGTTAGACTCGGAAGAATCGATCAATTAAAAAAAGAAATTCAAGAATTAACTGATAAACAAAATGAATTAACAGTTAAATGAACTCAACAAAAAACTATTTACGAACGCATTAATAAATTAAAAGAAGAAGTTACTAATTTAACAGCTGAAATCGAAAGATTACAAGCTAAGGGTGAATATACACAAGCATCTAAATTACTTTATTTAGAAATTCCAAAGCGACAAGAAGAAATCGAAAAGAAAACTAAAGAATTGAGCGAATTTACCGACAATTTAATAAAAACTTCAATTTCTAGAGTTGAAATAGCTGAAGTAATTTCACAAGCTACTAAGATTCCTTTAAGTAAGTTAGTTGCTTCTGAACAACAAAAACTATTAAAGCTTAAAAACGATCTTGCTAAATATGTTAAAGGTCAAGATCATGCAATAACAAATGTTTCAGATGCTGTTCTAAGAGGTAGAGCTCAAATCAATGATCCTAATCGTCCTATTGGATCATTCTTATTCTTAGGTCCGACTGGTGTAGGTAAAACCGAAGTTGCTAAAAAATTAGCTTATTGTCTATTCGATAATGAAAAAGCGATGGTTCGAATTGATATGTCTGAGTTTATGGAAAGACATTCAGTAGATAAACTAATTGGATCACCCCCAGGATATGTAGGTTATGATCAACCAGGTGTTTTGTCTGATGCAATAAGAACTAAACCTTATGCTGTAATTCTATTTGATGAAATCGAAAAAGCTCATCCAGACGTTTTAAACATCTTACTTCAAATCCTAGATGATGGTCAATTAACAGATAATCACAACAGATTAGTTAACTTTAAGAATACCATTATCATCATGACTTCAAACGTAGGTGCTGAACATATTTTAGCTAACAATCCACCTAAAGCGCTTGATGATTTAAAGAAAAGATTAAGACCTGAATTATTAAATAGAATAGATGAAATAATCACATTTAAGGCATTAAATGATAAAGATCTGTTTGCTATAGCTCAAAGATTATTAGGTGATTTAAGTAACCGTATTAAAGAACAACAAATTAACATCGTGTTTGATAAATCAGTTATTGAAAACGTTGTAAAAAACGGTTCTAATATAGCATTTGGTGCTAGACCATTAAAACGATACATTCAAAAAGAAGTAGAGAATTTTTTAGCGAAAAAAATAATCGAAGATAAACTTGAAAAAAATAAATCATATGTATGTTTAATTGATGCTGCAACCAATAAACTTACTATTCAAAGTTTAAAGAGAACCGTTTCTTAA
- a CDS encoding acetate kinase — MNKILVINAGSSSIKFQLYDANEKVLAKGLCERIFIDGAFKYEFEDGVKDEGSASFPTHKEALTHLLDSLKKHNVIKELDEIVGVGHRVVQGAYWTDSVLITPDVLEKIYELAKLAPLHNKPEADVIDVVQKLIPAAKNVAVFDTSFHTSMPEVAYEYAIPAEWKEKHLVRRYGYHGTSYRYVTKRFEELLNKKAVNLVICHLGNGASIAAIKDSKSINTSMGFTPLEGLVMGTRSGDIDPSVVQYISKQTNKTLDQVIDDLNKKSGLLGLSTYADMRDVTSNLPKTQLTLDIYTQRVADYIVKYANQINAPIDGLVFTAGVGENASLIVQEVVNKVNLLKVSLDPKAFEQKYSDYRKLSDNNSQLDVYQVRTNEEIMIMRDVVRLSK, encoded by the coding sequence ATGAATAAAATCTTAGTAATTAACGCTGGGTCTAGTTCAATTAAGTTTCAACTATATGATGCTAATGAAAAAGTACTAGCTAAAGGATTATGTGAAAGAATCTTTATTGATGGTGCTTTTAAATATGAATTTGAAGATGGTGTAAAAGATGAAGGTAGTGCGAGTTTTCCTACTCACAAAGAAGCTTTAACTCATCTATTAGATTCATTAAAAAAACATAATGTAATAAAAGAATTAGATGAGATCGTAGGTGTTGGTCATCGTGTTGTACAAGGTGCTTATTGAACTGATTCAGTTTTAATTACTCCTGATGTACTTGAAAAAATCTATGAATTAGCTAAACTTGCACCATTACACAACAAACCAGAAGCTGATGTAATTGATGTGGTGCAAAAGTTAATTCCAGCTGCTAAAAACGTAGCTGTATTTGACACATCATTCCACACAAGTATGCCCGAAGTTGCATATGAATATGCAATTCCAGCTGAATGAAAAGAAAAACACTTAGTTAGACGATATGGTTATCACGGAACCAGTTATCGTTATGTAACTAAGCGTTTTGAAGAACTATTAAATAAAAAAGCGGTTAACCTAGTTATCTGTCACTTAGGTAATGGTGCTTCAATTGCTGCAATCAAAGATTCAAAATCAATCAACACTTCAATGGGTTTCACTCCATTAGAAGGTTTAGTAATGGGTACTAGAAGTGGTGATATTGACCCATCTGTAGTGCAATACATCTCTAAACAAACAAATAAAACCTTAGATCAAGTAATTGATGATCTAAATAAAAAATCAGGTCTATTAGGTTTATCAACTTATGCTGATATGAGAGATGTTACAAGTAACTTACCTAAAACCCAATTAACATTAGATATCTACACTCAAAGAGTTGCTGATTACATCGTTAAGTATGCTAACCAAATCAATGCACCGATTGATGGTTTAGTATTCACTGCTGGTGTTGGTGAAAATGCAAGCCTGATCGTTCAAGAAGTAGTTAACAAAGTTAACTTATTAAAAGTTTCACTTGATCCAAAAGCCTTTGAACAAAAGTATTCAGATTACAGAAAACTATCTGATAACAACAGCCAACTTGATGTTTATCAAGTAAGAACAAACGAAGAAATCATGATTATGCGTGATGTAGTTCGTTTGTCTAAATAA
- a CDS encoding TrkH family potassium uptake protein produces the protein MLNINGKKRKNSLNKKEKVIKWLRIIFIGETISQKIAHFYIYFILIGSILLYLPISLRYSDTYEKVTNITFQGLAAKPLIEKAKYSFIDSFFIATSAFSDTGLSTLVVRETYTIFGQVILAVLIEVGGVGFVVFWYMIWKVFAKIFKDRSSLEKTLLLQSERGGEKISTTSKTIIVAVTAVMIFQIVYAIFYALYFYFVPAFEQQNILDLKNTDVNSSLVDFKASQITVDNPYKKFFTFHNVGAAIWAGIFHSVSSINNAGFDIFGPFSLSSFRNDQHLVLLFITATQFFIGGIGYPTIFDIYEKLRYKKLYKNQLKYKFSIFTKLSLITSAILLTLPILIVAPVELLSKNSSFNVTSQFFEESLKNNLQFEPSLNIKSPEDLYHTIYGKYPKFDYVFNLWFMIFSTRSAGFATISMYNLTDVSKLMLSLLMFIGAAPSSTAGGVRTTTFALVMVAIFQKFKGYKQVRLFKRSIPPETVNNAYLITLLSAIFLIVAALGTKITLDFAVPEARFSIMDVFFEYSSGYGTVGLSVGITSYLTSINLVPLVLLIALMIIGQLGVSTSILSWVKSDAIRWNYSYVDEDVRIG, from the coding sequence ATGTTAAATATTAACGGTAAAAAACGCAAAAATTCACTCAATAAAAAAGAAAAAGTCATTAAGTGATTAAGGATCATTTTTATTGGTGAAACTATCAGTCAGAAGATTGCTCACTTCTATATTTATTTCATTTTAATCGGATCAATTCTATTGTATTTACCGATATCTTTGAGATATAGTGATACGTATGAAAAAGTGACTAATATTACGTTTCAAGGGTTAGCTGCTAAACCGTTAATTGAAAAAGCTAAATATTCGTTCATTGACTCATTTTTTATAGCTACTTCTGCGTTCAGTGATACTGGTTTATCAACGCTGGTAGTGCGAGAAACTTATACAATTTTTGGACAGGTAATTTTAGCTGTTCTGATTGAAGTTGGTGGAGTGGGTTTCGTAGTTTTCTGATATATGATTTGAAAAGTCTTTGCCAAGATTTTTAAAGATCGTTCATCACTAGAAAAAACCTTATTACTTCAATCTGAACGTGGTGGTGAAAAAATATCAACGACCTCTAAAACAATCATAGTTGCAGTTACTGCAGTAATGATCTTTCAGATTGTTTATGCAATCTTTTATGCCCTGTATTTTTATTTCGTTCCTGCTTTTGAACAACAAAATATTCTGGATTTAAAAAATACCGACGTTAATAGTTCGTTGGTTGATTTCAAAGCTTCTCAAATCACTGTTGACAATCCTTATAAAAAATTCTTTACATTTCATAATGTTGGAGCAGCTATCTGAGCTGGAATTTTCCACTCAGTTTCTTCAATAAACAACGCCGGATTTGATATCTTTGGCCCTTTTTCTTTATCTAGTTTTAGAAACGACCAACATCTTGTTTTATTATTTATTACTGCTACCCAGTTCTTTATTGGAGGAATTGGTTATCCAACAATCTTTGATATCTATGAAAAACTTAGATACAAAAAGCTTTATAAAAATCAATTGAAATATAAGTTTAGTATCTTTACTAAATTGTCGTTAATAACATCCGCAATTTTATTAACGTTGCCAATCCTAATTGTGGCACCAGTCGAACTATTAAGTAAAAATAGTTCATTTAATGTCACTTCACAATTCTTTGAAGAATCATTAAAGAATAATCTTCAATTTGAACCTTCATTAAACATCAAATCACCAGAAGATCTGTATCACACAATTTATGGGAAATATCCTAAATTTGATTATGTCTTCAATTTGTGGTTCATGATCTTTTCAACTCGATCTGCTGGTTTTGCAACGATTAGTATGTACAACTTAACCGATGTTTCAAAATTAATGCTCAGCTTATTGATGTTTATTGGGGCTGCGCCTTCATCAACCGCAGGGGGTGTAAGAACCACCACATTTGCACTAGTGATGGTTGCCATCTTCCAAAAATTCAAAGGTTATAAACAAGTAAGATTATTCAAACGATCCATCCCGCCTGAAACAGTTAATAATGCTTATCTAATTACTTTATTAAGTGCAATCTTTTTAATCGTTGCAGCATTAGGTACTAAGATCACTCTAGATTTTGCTGTTCCAGAAGCGCGATTTAGCATCATGGACGTATTCTTTGAATACTCTTCAGGTTATGGTACAGTAGGTTTATCAGTCGGTATCACTTCATACCTAACTTCAATAAACTTAGTACCACTAGTACTATTAATTGCACTAATGATTATTGGACAATTAGGAGTAAGTACCTCAATCCTTTCTTGAGTTAAGAGTGATGCCATTAGGTGGAATTACTCATATGTTGATGAAGACGTTAGGATCGGATAA
- a CDS encoding alpha-ketoacid dehydrogenase subunit beta: MSDKIIVNNIEALNNALDIALTKDKSVVLYGEDAGFEGGVFRATKGLQQKHGSDRVWDAPIAEAAMTGAAIGASFAGLKPVVEIQFSGFSFLVMQQLFCHAARIRNRTRGQLNAPIVLRMPMGGGIKALEHHSETLEAIYSHIPGVKVVMPCNPYDTKGLMLAAINDPDPVVFFEPKKLYRSFKQEIPAGEYIVEIGKANVLTQGSKLTIVTYGPNVIDLLEIVSQYPAGDIELIDLRTIAPLDWNTVLASVQKTGRLLVVHEAVKSFGVGAEIITRVTEKLFASLKKAPVRVTGFDITVPLAKGEAIQFDLKQRTIDAINELLA; encoded by the coding sequence ATGAGTGATAAAATTATCGTAAATAATATCGAAGCCCTAAACAACGCTTTAGATATCGCATTAACAAAAGATAAGAGTGTGGTATTATACGGTGAAGACGCTGGTTTTGAAGGTGGTGTGTTTAGAGCAACTAAAGGATTACAACAAAAACACGGTTCTGATAGAGTATGGGATGCTCCGATTGCTGAAGCTGCTATGACAGGTGCTGCTATTGGTGCTTCATTTGCTGGATTAAAACCAGTTGTTGAAATTCAATTCTCTGGTTTCAGTTTCTTAGTAATGCAACAACTATTCTGTCACGCTGCAAGAATTAGAAACAGAACTAGAGGTCAATTAAACGCTCCAATCGTTTTAAGAATGCCTATGGGTGGTGGAATTAAAGCTCTTGAACACCACTCTGAAACATTAGAAGCTATCTATTCTCACATTCCAGGTGTTAAGGTTGTTATGCCATGTAACCCTTATGACACTAAGGGATTAATGTTAGCTGCAATTAATGATCCAGACCCAGTTGTGTTCTTTGAACCTAAGAAGTTATACCGTTCATTTAAACAAGAAATTCCAGCTGGTGAATACATTGTTGAAATCGGTAAGGCTAACGTATTAACTCAAGGTAGCAAATTAACGATCGTAACTTATGGTCCAAACGTTATTGACCTACTTGAAATCGTTAGTCAATACCCAGCAGGTGATATTGAATTAATCGACTTAAGAACAATCGCTCCACTTGACTGAAATACAGTTTTAGCTTCAGTTCAAAAAACTGGTCGTTTACTAGTTGTTCACGAAGCTGTTAAATCATTCGGTGTTGGTGCTGAAATCATTACTAGAGTAACTGAAAAGTTATTCGCTAGCTTAAAGAAAGCTCCAGTTCGTGTAACCGGATTTGACATCACTGTTCCACTAGCAAAAGGTGAAGCAATTCAATTCGATCTTAAACAAAGAACAATTGACGCAATTAACGAATTACTAGCTTAG
- a CDS encoding FAD-dependent oxidoreductase: MKVIVVGINHAGTSAIRTMLAENPKLDVVAFDRNDNISFLGCGIALAVSGVVKDTTDLFYSNPEQLRSMGAKIHMNHEVLSVDHNRKVVVVKNLEKDTTFEESYDKLILATGAWPITTADASLPFTEKYCGGIEGLVACKTYQHALEIIDQFNKPGVNNIVVIGAGYIGVELVEAAHQKGKKTLLVDMLPRPAANYFDKEFGADLMTTMQKEGVDVRCGTKVMGYLVDTEGGKKVIRGITLEKDGVQTKVEADLVIQCIGFLPNTALIPDAHKVKNGALIIDQYCQTSVKDVYAIGGAAAIMNAATGEYQNIDLATNAVKTGVVAASHINGMDNIKLENVVGTNAIHVFGHHLASTGISEEVAKIRGIEAAASYFEDSDRPEWMETYDRVKIKLVYDPKTLRLLGAQVGSTKNNHSEVIYFLALAIQRKLTLVDVAFADVFFLPHYNKPFNFIISAILQALGLNYFKESIKK, encoded by the coding sequence ATGAAAGTTATTGTAGTAGGAATTAACCACGCTGGTACGTCTGCGATTCGTACAATGTTGGCAGAAAACCCTAAATTAGATGTAGTAGCATTCGACCGCAATGACAATATCTCATTCTTAGGATGTGGTATTGCTTTAGCTGTTAGTGGTGTAGTTAAAGATACAACTGATCTATTCTACTCAAACCCAGAACAACTTAGATCAATGGGTGCTAAAATCCACATGAACCACGAAGTGTTATCAGTGGATCACAATAGAAAAGTTGTTGTTGTTAAAAATTTAGAAAAAGACACAACTTTTGAAGAAAGTTATGACAAATTAATCTTAGCTACTGGTGCTTGACCAATTACCACAGCTGATGCTAGTCTTCCATTCACTGAAAAATACTGTGGAGGAATTGAAGGTTTAGTTGCTTGTAAAACTTACCAACACGCTTTAGAAATCATTGATCAATTCAACAAACCAGGTGTTAATAACATCGTTGTAATTGGTGCTGGTTATATTGGGGTTGAATTAGTTGAAGCTGCTCACCAAAAAGGTAAGAAAACTCTATTAGTTGATATGTTACCTAGACCAGCTGCTAACTACTTTGATAAAGAATTTGGTGCTGATCTAATGACAACTATGCAAAAAGAAGGAGTTGACGTTAGATGTGGAACTAAAGTAATGGGATACTTAGTTGACACTGAAGGTGGCAAGAAAGTGATCCGTGGAATTACTTTAGAAAAAGACGGTGTTCAAACTAAAGTTGAAGCTGATCTAGTAATTCAATGTATTGGTTTCTTACCAAACACTGCACTTATTCCAGATGCTCACAAAGTTAAGAATGGTGCTTTAATTATTGACCAATATTGTCAAACTTCTGTTAAGGATGTTTATGCAATCGGTGGTGCAGCTGCGATTATGAACGCTGCTACTGGAGAATACCAAAACATCGACTTAGCAACTAACGCAGTTAAAACTGGGGTTGTAGCTGCTTCTCACATAAATGGTATGGACAACATTAAGTTAGAAAACGTTGTTGGTACTAACGCAATCCACGTATTTGGTCACCACTTAGCTTCAACTGGTATTTCAGAAGAAGTTGCTAAGATCCGTGGTATTGAAGCTGCTGCTTCTTACTTTGAAGACTCTGATCGTCCAGAATGAATGGAAACTTATGACAGAGTGAAGATTAAATTAGTTTATGATCCTAAGACGCTAAGATTATTAGGTGCTCAAGTAGGTTCAACTAAAAACAACCACTCAGAAGTTATTTACTTCTTAGCATTAGCAATTCAAAGAAAATTAACATTAGTTGATGTTGCGTTTGCTGATGTATTCTTCTTACCTCACTACAACAAACCATTTAACTTTATCATTAGTGCAATTCTACAAGCTTTGGGATTAAATTACTTCAAAGAAAGCATTAAAAAATAG